The bacterium genome includes the window CCAGATAGAGAGGCCCGAAGGCGAAGGAAACCCCCTCCGCCAGAATTCCGAAGAAGGTGTTGCTCTTCCCCCGCACCGTCGAGAGCGAAACCTCTGTCACTTTCGCCTCCTCCTCCCTTTCTCCGAACACCGCCTCGGAAACCCCCGCGACCACCGCCGAAAAGAAGGCGCAAAAGGGCCTCGCTACGGTCATCAGAGGATCCATCAGGGCGCTGGTCAGCAGTATCGAGTCTACGCCGGATTCCGGCGTCGAGACGAGGAAGCTGAGTATCGCGGGCTTTCCCGCCCCCTTGGCCCGAAGCCCGAGGGCGGTCGGCACCACCGCGCAGGAGCAGACCGGAAGGGGGACGCCGAAAAGGGCGGCCTTGAAGATGGGGGCGAACCTTCCCCTCCCGAGGTGGGAGGCGACAAAATCCCCCGGAATAAATCCGTAGATGAGCCCCGCCGCCAGAAACCCGAAGAGCAGCCAGGGGCCGGAATCGGAAAAAGTCTTCAGTATCTCGCTGATAATATCGTTAAACAATTCGTCACCTGAGTTTAGGTTTTTTAAAAATATACCCTGCGTTGCGGCGAAAAGGGGCTCGGCGGTGATTTTATTTTGCGCGGGGGCTTGTCCCCGGGAAGGCGGGCGTTACTTCAGTTTCGCGGCTATCCGGTTGGCGTACTGGCGAAGGAGCGGTTCGTCCAGTATTTCGCAACTCTCACCCTGAAGGGCGATAAAGCCGCGCATGGCGAAGATGCCGAGGGCGTCGTTAAGAGCCCCGTCGATCTCCTCGTCCTTGACCAGTTTTTCCGTCTCTCCGCCGATTCCGGCGAAGATATCCCTTATGGCGCTTACGGCGAAGACGCTGGAGCCGCCGGGGCCGTCCTTGTACTTGCAGATGGCCGCCGCGAGGCGGTAGGTCGGGGTGATGACCACTCCCGCCGCGACCATCGCCATAAGTTCCTCGGCCAGTTTCCCTCTCGACTGCTTCTCGGAGGTCAGCTCTACCGGCGCGCCGAAACGGACGTCTATCTCGGAACGCGAATAGGCCTTGTACTGCTTGTCGAGGCTGGCGAGCTGGGAGAGAAGGTCCTTGTGGGAAATGTTCTTTCCCGTGCGGCTCGCCTCGATGTCCTTGTCCTCGGGCACTATCGTATAGGCCAGCGAAACCGGGACAAGGTAAACCGAGCGTCCGTTTTCTCTCGCGTACGCGAAAATATCGGCCATTATGCCGAGTTTCGGCTTTCCTATCCTGCCGTCCCGCGAACGGGTTCCCTCCGGGTAGAACATCAAAGGCTCGTTATGATTCCATCCGTATTTCAAATACTCCGTGTGGACCTTCCTGTAGACCGGGTTCTGGAACCACTTTATCTCCCTGAAAAACCCGCCCTCGCCTATGTATTCGCGCCGTATCCTGTAGGCGTTGAGCCTCGGAAGGGCGAGCGCGGAGACCCCGCGGAACAGGTTATCCCCGGCGGCGATCTTCGGCTGGGGCAGCCCGAAGGCGCTGAGCGCGAGGCAGATCGGGATGTGGTCCGCGTTGGAGAGGTGATTCGGGAGAAAAATTACGGGGGCTTTCTCGGTGAGGCCCTTTATCTCCTCGGCAAGGCCGGGCCTGGCCTCGGAGATGCGGAGGCTCCTGGCGAGGTTTGGGAAGAAGCGGTAGGAAAGCTGCTTGAAGAGCAGGAAAAAGGCGGGGTCGAACTCCGCCGCCATGTCGTCGGCGTAGTAGCTCGAAAGGTATTCGATGATCTCCAGAGGGTTCTTCAGGGCGGACAGCTCGCTGATTTTGCTCTGGAAATGCTTGAGCAGCCTTCTTTGCCTGTGGAGGCGCTCCGGATGCCCCTCCAGCGGCGCGTCGAGTATCTTTTTCTTGAGGGATTTTATCTGCGCGCGGAAGTGGACGAGCT containing:
- a CDS encoding permease codes for the protein MTAEPLFAATQGIFLKNLNSGDELFNDIISEILKTFSDSGPWLLFGFLAAGLIYGFIPGDFVASHLGRGRFAPIFKAALFGVPLPVCSCAVVPTALGLRAKGAGKPAILSFLVSTPESGVDSILLTSALMDPLMTVARPFCAFFSAVVAGVSEAVFGEREEEAKVTEVSLSTVRGKSNTFFGILAEGVSFAFGPLYLGIAPWLFGGLILAGVITAVIPEGFFLEYVGTGFQSHLLMLAVGIPMYICASASTPVAAAMIAKGLSPGAALVFLLAGPATNAASIMALSRVFGKKTTVRYLLSIGVSALLMGWLLDAVYAAMKINPSARMGTLTEALPEWVGALCAVTLALVWFYGAYKKRCLSRRTA